tgtctgcctgtctcctgtccctgtgtctcctgtccctgtgtctgcctgtctcctgtccctgtgtctgcctgtccctctgtctgcctgtctcctgtccctgtgtctgcctgtccctctgtctgcctgtctcctgtccctgtgtctgcctgtctcctgtccctgtgtctgcctgtctcctgtccctgtgtctgcctgtctcctgtccctctgtctcctgtccctctgtctgcctgtctcctgtccctgtgtctgcctgtcggTGGTCCTTAGCAGCCTGTCTGTCCTCAGGAAGGAGGGCTTCATGTCCTTCCAGACCAGCAAGTACCGTCTCCACTACTACGAGACTCCGAGTGGCCTGCGGTTTGTGATGAACACCGACCTGTCCGTCCCCAACGCCAGAGAGACACTGCAGCACATCTACAGCAGCGTGAGatacacacatctgcacacatctgcacacagctgcacacaaaTGAACTGatgtctctccgtctgtctctcagCTCTATGTGGAGTACATAGTGAAGAAcccggtgtgtgtgttgggacaGTCTCTGGACAGCGAGTTGTTCAGCAGTCGACTGGACTCGTTCATCAGAGGACTTCCTTTCTACAGTCCCCGGGCCGCCTGatagacgacacacacacacactgattataTTTATAGGATTGTTGGAATAAATGAGTGAACACGATGCTGCTGTCTTCTGTCTTTATTACTTTATATTATTGATTATCAGCAGTTCACATGTTTTGACTCTAAATATGATATTTACGTGGAATGTAAAATGAACTGTGaatgtaaacaaagacaaagaatgaGAGCTGAGGTCAGTGAGACGGATTAACAcgctgatctctctctctctctcacacacacacacacacacatctggccatgacaggtgtgtgtgtgtgtaatccctGGTTGATCTAATCTGTAATCCCTCGGAAAAACCTACTGCCAACCAGCAGCCACACACAGTTCCTTCATATGAGGACAAAGTGTCCAAATACATGAACCATTAAACATAATCCTTTGTAGTTTAACTACATTGATGATGGTCTCGTTGCAGCAGGTAGATGATGGGCACGTTACAGAGTGTGTATTAGTGACCTAGTACCTAGTACTAgtggagatatatatatatatatatatatatatatatatatatatatatgagagagagattAGGGGCAAGAGGCACATTTAACATCTGTCTGATAATTTGCTACAGGTTTTAATCCAAACAGATGTGATATctgcgctctgattggtggGATTAAACCAGTAGGATTACtatcagagagacagaaagacgaAGGTGGACAGATAATTCAGACGGGTGGTCCGACGGCAGGAATCACACACCTTTAACCAGGTaa
This sequence is a window from Pungitius pungitius chromosome 1, fPunPun2.1, whole genome shotgun sequence. Protein-coding genes within it:
- the trappc1 gene encoding trafficking protein particle complex subunit 1, translated to MTVHNLYIFDRNGSCLYYNEWNRKKQAGISKDEEFKLMYGMLFSIRSFVSKMSPLDMKEGFMSFQTSKYRLHYYETPSGLRFVMNTDLSVPNARETLQHIYSSLYVEYIVKNPVCVLGQSLDSELFSSRLDSFIRGLPFYSPRAA